DNA from Mucilaginibacter mallensis:
GAGATAGATGAGCACTTTGATACCCAAATTGACGATTGGCTGAAAAACGGTAAAATAATACCGGTGAATTTCCCCGATGAAACCGCCCGTATAGTTGATGATATGGTTAAAAAGTACGCGAGGCAGTAAGGGAAGTTTTGCCCGACCAGCGTAGCGTAGTCGGGGTGAGTCGGCGGAGCGCGAAAAAGATAAGGGCGTTGCCTGCGGCCCGTGCTATCCGCTTATACGCCTGCAGGCATTAGGCGCAAGGCCGGTATCCGCTACTATCACTAACGCGGAACTTCGACGCGCTCCGCTGACTCACCCGGTCGTTGCTTCGCTCGACCACCCTCTCTGCGGCAAGCCGCAAAGAGGGTTAAAAGGTAAAAGAACATAAATTTTCTACACCCTCTTTACGCGCAGCGTGGAGAGGGTCGACAAGTGAAACGAAGTCGGGGTGAGTCAACGGAGCGCGAAAAGGGTTCATCACGCGTTGACATATATACAAGCTATTACCCTTGCAAAACAACAAGCAATTTCATCATAAGCCTTTTTTCTGCTAATATTGCGCCCGGAACATAGATAATGATAGTTAGAGCATTCAGGACACTTAACCCGCTTAGTATTATATGGCTGATAATTTTATTATTCGTGCTGCGGGTGGGGTATGCCTATCATGCGCCGGCAAATATCAGCGTAGCTTTCCTGGAGCCATTTGTCCGCCTGCTGATACCTGTATCTTATGAGCACCTGTTCTCTACCGGTGTCAATATATTTTTGGCCGGCGTTTTAGTGCTTATACAGGCTTTGCTGCTTAATTATTTAGTAAACCGTTATAATTTATTAGGCAAGCCAACTTTTTTGCCTGCCTTAATGTATATCACCATTTCCGGTTTATTTACACCTTTTTTATTGCTGAGCCCGCCACTTATATGCAATTTCCTGGTGATATGGATGCTGTTTAAGCTATTCAACCTGTATAAAGGCGAGGATGCCAAATCAACAGCGTATGACCTGGGGATGATCGTAGCTATTGGCTCGCTCATCTATTTTCCGTTCATCTACCTTTTTCTGGTGATATGGATTGCGCTCATCATATTTAAGCCCTTTAACTGGCGCGAGTGGATAGCAGGGGTATTGGGTTATGCCACTATTTATTTCTTTTTAGCGGTATTTTATTACTTAAACAACCGTATAGGTGAGTTCTCGAGTATATGGCTGCCTTTGGGCACCAAGTTTCCGAATAAGATTAATATCGATTATTATAACTACCTGGTACTTATTCCGGTTATCATCATCCTGTTCCTTTGCTTTGTAAAACTGCGCGAAAACTTTTTTAGAAGCTATGTGCAGGTGCGCAAATCATTCCAGCTTTTATTTTTTATCTTTTTGATAGCCGGGCTCTCATTTTATGTAAAGGCAGAGTTTAATTTAAACCACTTTTTATTGTGCGCCATACCTGCCGCCATCTTTTTTGCCTACTATTTTTTATACGCCACAAACAAATGGGTGTTCGAAACTTTGTTTTTTTTGCTGCTTGTAAGCATAATATACTTCCAGTTTAACACTTTTTAACTATTATATTCGTTCAAATTTCAGCCGTTATATTAGTTTTGTACCGTAAAACCATCATGAGCACCCGTGTATCTGCACAAATTGGCCTGTGATGACTGCATTACCATTAAAAAAGCGATTCAAATGAAATTTGGCGTAGTAATATTTCCGGGGTCTAATTGCGACGAGGATATCATCTATACATTAGAAAGATTAACAGGTGAGCCTGTAGTTAAATTATGGCATAAAGACCATGACCTGCAAGGTGTTGACTTTATTGTGCTGCCGGGCGGTTTCTCTTTCGGCGATTACCTGCGTTCAGGTGCTATTGCCCGTTTTTCGCCAATCATGACCGAAGTTATCAAGTTTGCCGAAAACGGTGGCTATTTGTTAGGCATATGCAATGGTTTCCAGGTATTGACAGAAGCTGGCCTTTTACCGGGCGCACTGCTGCATAACGAGAACCGGAAATTCATTTGCCGCAACATCTACCTAAAAGCTGAGACCAGCAACTCCATGCTTACATCACAGATTGATCCGCAGAGAGCATTAAAAATTCCTGTTGCCCATGGCGAGGGAAATTATTTTGCTGATGCTGATGTTTTGCAGGAGTTAAAGGATAATGACCAGATCTTGTTCAGGTATTGTGATGAATCGGGCCTTGTTACCGATGACGCAAACCCTAACGGATCATTAGAGAACATTGCCGGTGTATGTAACAAAAACCGTAACGTGTTTGGCTTAATGCCACACCCTGAACGTGCTGCCGATGCATTATTAGCTAATGAGGACGGTCTGGCTATCTTTGAATCTATATTATCACTGGTTAAAGCCTAATGGCCAACCTGGTTATTGATATAGGTAACACATACACAAAAATTGCACTGTTCAGGCATAATAAAATGGTTTATGCCGGGCATTTTGAGAAGCCGGATATCAATACACTAAATACATTGCTGTATGATAATGAGGTTGATAAAGCCATCATATCATCAGTAAAAAACGAACAAGAAGAGTGGGAAACAGTATTAAAAGAGAAGATCCCCGTAATATATTTTAATGCTGAGATGACAACCGGGATCACTAATCATTACCTTACGCCGAAAACCCTGGGCCGCGACCGGTTGGCTGCCGTTATTGGCGCAAATCATTTATATCCCGGCAAAAACTCACTGGTAATTGACGGCGGAACCTGTATAACCTATGATTTTGTTGATGCTGCTGCAAATTATTATGGCGGCAGTATATCGCCGGGCTTAAATATGCGTTATAAGGCATTAAATAATTATACCGCAGGCTTGCCATTGATACAGGAAGATAAAACATTTAATAAAACATACGGAAGCGATACCCCGGGGGCCATGCTATCGGGCGTGCAAAACGGCATAAAATATGAGCTTACAGGCTTTATTGAAAGCTACAGGCACAATAATAAAGAGCTTAACATTATACTAACCGGAGGCGACAGTATTTTTTTTGATACTCTATTGAAAAATAGCATCTTTGCCCCCTATATTAAAACTGAACCTTACCTGGTTCTTGAAGGATTAAACGCAGCGATACAAAAGCATGATGATTAAATATACCAGATTTTTTATAACATTTTTACTTGCACTTATTGTTTTCCAGGCAAGGTCACAATCAACTGCTACCACAAGCTCTCCATATTCAAGATATGGCTTAGGTGATATTACACCACAGGTGCTGCCCCAGAATATTGCTATGGGCGATCTTTCGGTGGCTACCAATAGCTTAAACGGCTATTCGGATATAAACCCGCTTAACCCTGCATCATATGGCAAAATTGCGTTAACCGTTGCCGATGTAGGTATATATGGCAGCTCGCTCACCCTTAATCAAACCGGGCAAAAGAGCCAAACCGATGGTAACTTCAGGTTAAGCCACGTAGCATTTGCTTTTCCTGTTACCAAGCATTCTGCTCTTAGTTTTGGTTTATTGCCATACAGCGAGTTTGGTTACAACTACAAAATCACAAGCGCTAACCTGGGTACAAGCTCATCTGTAGATACCAATGCTGTAAACCATATCTATAGTGGTGAGGGCGGTTTATCAAAAGCATATTTAGGTTATGGTTTTGGTATAGGCAAACACCTTTTGCTGGGTGCTAATGTATCCTATATATTTGGTAAGCTAAAAGAATACAGTTCAACAGAAATACCTAATTTGGCGGGTACGCTTGACTCAAGGGTTGAAAATGATTATGCAATCGGAGGGGTAGATTATGATTTTGGCGGCCAGTATACTATTGATTTAAGTGCCACTAAACACATCATATTCGGTTATTCAGGCTCTTCCAGTTCATCAATAACCAGCCAGTACAGCAGCTTTGTTAGTCTGTACACTTATGATAGCAGTGGAAACCAGAATGTGCCCATAGATACACTTGCGAGTACAAAAAACCCTAAGGATAAAATTAAGCTTCCAATGATCAATCATTTTGGATTAACCTTTGTAAATGATAACAAACTTTTGGTAGGTGCTGAGTATAGCACATCAAACTGGTCGCAATTAACTATTGGCGGGGTAAATCAGGGTTTACAGAATAGCAAAACTTATAACCTGGGAGCCTCGTTTACGCCAAACATTTACGCGCTTAACAATTACTGGGCAACTGTTGATTATAAATTGGGTGTTATATATGATCAAACTTATATTGATGTAAATAACCCTTTAAACAATACCAACACCAATATTAAAAATTACGCTTTAACCTTTGGTTTAGGTTTACCACTGCGCCCTAATGTAACCAGCTTTTACAAGATCAATTTTTCTGCAGAAGTTGGCCGCCGCGGAACGTTGGATAACGGATTGATCAAAGAAAACTATGTTAATCTGCATTTATCGTTCACACTTAATGACAGGTGGTTCATGAAATATAAAATTGGTCAGGAATAATTCAGTGTATGTATAGTCGGGCAAAACAGGTATTAACAATATGCTTGCCGGCACTTATTGCAGGTATGCTGCTAAGCGCCTGTGAAAACGACCTGAAAAAAGTTAAAGAAATATCACAGAACCAGATAAATATGGATGTTGACACCATACATGTTGTCAACATCATTTTCAGCGATTCTGCAAGGGTTAAGTTTACTATTAATGCCCCGCTGTTATTACAGCACACCGGTAAAAAGCAGTATAACGTAATGCCAAACGGTGTTCATATTAATATTTACGATAAGAATCTGAGCCAGATAGGCACCCTAACTGCTGATACGGGTATCCAGCGTGAAGATGAGAACCGGATTGAATTTCATAAAAATGTGGTTGCCCGCAATGCAAAAGGCGAAACATTTAAATCAGACGAATTGATCTGGGATCAGACATCCAAATTAATGCATTCAAATAAAGCAGTGCAAATTACCATGGCAAACGGCGATATTATGAATGGTATAGGCTTTCAAAGCGACCAAACCCTTGCTCATTGGACCATCACAAAATCTACAGGCATCTTCAATGTAACAGATGCGCCAACACAATAATTCACAACGTTTTCAGTATTTTTTTTTGTGTTAAAATATTTTGCTAAAAGTTGTATCTTGCGCCTCTTTTTTGAGTACTAATAATATTATATATAAAATTGTTTTATGGGAATAATGGGTTTTTTGCGTAACCGAATGGGGCTAATATTAGTCATCGTTATTGGTTTTGCACTTTTTGCTTTTATCGCAGGTGAGGTTATACATTATGGGAGCTCGTTTTTTCACGGCGATAGTAATGAAATAGGCGAAGTAGCCGGCGAAAAGATAGCGTATGATGATTTCAACAAAAGAGTTGAAGAAAATACGGCGAATTTCAAACAACAATCTCGCCAGGATGAGATCAATCCGCAGATCACAAGTTACATTCAGGAAAATACCTGGAACCAGGTAGTTAGTGAAAAAATTCTTGAAAAAGAGATGGATAAGCTGGGCCTGGTTGTAGGTGATGATGAAATTAAATCATTAATACAAGGTGATAACCCAAGTCCGCAGATCATACAGGCTTTCGGTAATCCGCAAACCGGTCAGGTTGACAGAACCAAGCTGATGAACTTTTTAAGCAACCTGTCAGCAGCGAAAGCTGATGACCCGATAAGGGCACGCTGGGATGCTTTTGTACAGCAAATAGTTGATAACAAACGTAACGAGAAATACCTGTCACTGGTATCAAACAGTTTATACGTTAATTCACTTGAGGCTAAGGATGATTATGAAGCAAAAAACCAACTGGCTAACTTTAAATATGTAAAGCTTGATTACGCTTCTATTCCTGATAGCAAGGTTACGCCTACTGATGATGATTACCAGAGCTATTATAATGATCACAAGCAATCATTTGATAATTCACAGGAAACACGCAGCTTAGCTTACGTATCCTTCAACGCGGCTCCTTCAAAAGACGATTCATCAGCAATAAAAACTCAGGTAGAAAAATTAGTTCCTGAATTTAAGGCAAGCACTAACGATTCACTTTTTGTTGAGGTTAACGCTGATACAAAAACGCCAATGGTTTATCAGCATAAAGGTCAGCTTGATCCTAAGCTTGATTCAGTAATGTTTAGCGCTGCCCCGGGTTTTGTATATGGTCCGTACCTTTCAACCGGAAGCTATAAAATTGCTAAGCTGGTTGATTCACGCGTTGGTCCTGATTCAGTAACCGCAAGGCATATATTACTACCGGTAAATGGTGGTGTTGATAAAGCATTAAAGACAGCCGATTCACTTAAAAGCTTAATACAAGGCGGTAAATCATTTGCCGACTTAGCTAAAATGTACTCAGTTGAT
Protein-coding regions in this window:
- the purQ gene encoding phosphoribosylformylglycinamidine synthase subunit PurQ, which encodes MKFGVVIFPGSNCDEDIIYTLERLTGEPVVKLWHKDHDLQGVDFIVLPGGFSFGDYLRSGAIARFSPIMTEVIKFAENGGYLLGICNGFQVLTEAGLLPGALLHNENRKFICRNIYLKAETSNSMLTSQIDPQRALKIPVAHGEGNYFADADVLQELKDNDQILFRYCDESGLVTDDANPNGSLENIAGVCNKNRNVFGLMPHPERAADALLANEDGLAIFESILSLVKA
- a CDS encoding SurA N-terminal domain-containing protein — encoded protein: MGLILVIVIGFALFAFIAGEVIHYGSSFFHGDSNEIGEVAGEKIAYDDFNKRVEENTANFKQQSRQDEINPQITSYIQENTWNQVVSEKILEKEMDKLGLVVGDDEIKSLIQGDNPSPQIIQAFGNPQTGQVDRTKLMNFLSNLSAAKADDPIRARWDAFVQQIVDNKRNEKYLSLVSNSLYVNSLEAKDDYEAKNQLANFKYVKLDYASIPDSKVTPTDDDYQSYYNDHKQSFDNSQETRSLAYVSFNAAPSKDDSSAIKTQVEKLVPEFKASTNDSLFVEVNADTKTPMVYQHKGQLDPKLDSVMFSAAPGFVYGPYLSTGSYKIAKLVDSRVGPDSVTARHILLPVNGGVDKALKTADSLKSLIQGGKSFADLAKMYSVDKGSADKGGDLGTFGRGAMVPVFEDAAFNGKKGDIKVVTSQFGVHIIQIMDQKGSSKVVKVAIVDKALSASTATQSAAYSKAQAFLGTVNNDNFTEQAQKSGLKVLLAPDVTATAASFGAVTNGREVVRWAYKASGGDVSDQVFTIGDQYIVAQLTTIKSKGILPLEAVKTQIKPFVITEVKAKILTDKLQNALNGSSNIDQVAQKAGSQVVPIQNIVLANPVIPGGAAEYKLIGTVFGSQPGKLSKPVEGQAGVFVFVVDNFIKPAPLTNAVRQKQEIGQALLQRSGQQILDALKDKANVKDYRVKFL
- a CDS encoding type III pantothenate kinase — encoded protein: MANLVIDIGNTYTKIALFRHNKMVYAGHFEKPDINTLNTLLYDNEVDKAIISSVKNEQEEWETVLKEKIPVIYFNAEMTTGITNHYLTPKTLGRDRLAAVIGANHLYPGKNSLVIDGGTCITYDFVDAAANYYGGSISPGLNMRYKALNNYTAGLPLIQEDKTFNKTYGSDTPGAMLSGVQNGIKYELTGFIESYRHNNKELNIILTGGDSIFFDTLLKNSIFAPYIKTEPYLVLEGLNAAIQKHDD
- a CDS encoding DUF6427 family protein is translated as MIVRAFRTLNPLSIIWLIILLFVLRVGYAYHAPANISVAFLEPFVRLLIPVSYEHLFSTGVNIFLAGVLVLIQALLLNYLVNRYNLLGKPTFLPALMYITISGLFTPFLLLSPPLICNFLVIWMLFKLFNLYKGEDAKSTAYDLGMIVAIGSLIYFPFIYLFLVIWIALIIFKPFNWREWIAGVLGYATIYFFLAVFYYLNNRIGEFSSIWLPLGTKFPNKINIDYYNYLVLIPVIIILFLCFVKLRENFFRSYVQVRKSFQLLFFIFLIAGLSFYVKAEFNLNHFLLCAIPAAIFFAYYFLYATNKWVFETLFFLLLVSIIYFQFNTF
- the lptC gene encoding LPS export ABC transporter periplasmic protein LptC — protein: MYSRAKQVLTICLPALIAGMLLSACENDLKKVKEISQNQINMDVDTIHVVNIIFSDSARVKFTINAPLLLQHTGKKQYNVMPNGVHINIYDKNLSQIGTLTADTGIQREDENRIEFHKNVVARNAKGETFKSDELIWDQTSKLMHSNKAVQITMANGDIMNGIGFQSDQTLAHWTITKSTGIFNVTDAPTQ